The Quercus robur chromosome 3, dhQueRobu3.1, whole genome shotgun sequence DNA segment CGAAACAACAATCAATAGATTTGGCATGAAAACCTTGTTCAAAGAAGCAATTGTCTAGGCCAGAAGTTGACTCTCTGTTAGTTTTCTACTATTGGACTTTGGACTTGGAACGTAAGTTAGCTGATATTCTTAGAATTGAGCACAACTTAGGCTATAAAGCCAATGGGGGATGGAAGATGATTGCATACTATAATGCATCATCTAAATTATCTTCACAGTTTCACATTGATATCAGTGTTGTTAATGTCAAAATTTATTTGACTTATAAGATCTGGAAAAGACTATTGAATTGTCAGTGATATACTTCATCAAAAGTGGATTCAATTATTGGGATGCAACAAAGAAGATGATTACAGTATAAAATAATGTTTGGCAAGAATGTATCAAGTTATAGcgtttaataataatttaattcttGATAGTTACTATTTATATGaacataattaatatatgtttttcttttcacgtTATAATATTGTCCTTCGATTTCATGTtcaaaaagttataaaatttcGGTGGAAAGTAATTGCAAATTGGGTAGGGTAACTAGTGAGAGGGTGTTGAAACTGATGTAGAAGCTAATGATATATTGATATCATTACTCTTCTTGATGAAACCAATGTTGTTAATTTGAATAGGAGAAAATGCTACACCCatgacattttcacaacaaattataagtggtaagttgttattggttctaatttgaatccacaattgaaattcattttttgCTCACGTGTAACAATTAATAACAACCTGttacttagaatttattgtaaaaatattgtggacataacatttctacTTGAAAAAGGAGCTTAGGATCCAAAAGAATTAAAGTGATCGATGATTATCTTTCACTAAACAAGGATaatatcaaaagaaaagagttcaAGTATCAACTTTTCTTATTATTGCTTctataaagaaaagaatggtAATGATGTTCTTGCTACTTCTGCGGCTAAAATGGCTTCATAATTTGAGGAATTCATTTGTGCTAGTACATAAAAGTTGGGTGTAGAAGAGTTATAGGATGAGGTACTTGCGATACTAAATCTTTGCAAAGATGAATAACTTAAGCTTGTGCttaatttatagaaaatgaaaaacaatttctCATGTTAAAGAAAGTCCCGAGTGAGAGGAAGaaaaacatggtattgatttttatttaagaagGGAGATAGAATAAGTTTATTTTGatattgcttttaaaaaaaaaaaaaaaaaaactcgttttagttttagttttagtgttttttttttttaatttaatttttgtcaatattattttttatataccaAGTGTTTTTAAACCTTTCTTAAGGACATGCGGTTACTATTATCAAGAAATAATGTCATTGGAataattttgttgtctttgtcctttatttatgtttggttttttctttttattgttgcattttatataatatatttttctccAATCTTATGCAAAATAAAACTTCCATAAAGTGGACttatattaatgaaaattgaaaaaaaaaatgcactgtTACGGGAATATTCTAATAAGTTTTTAAACCATAAAACATACTTGTGTTGGATTCAGCCAACATATTGTATAGTGAAGGACTTTACAAATTCTAATCATGTCTcagtttcaaaatttacaatCCCATAATTATGAATTTCTACAAATATTACAACCAgataagaaatttataaatgATGACATTTTCAAAGATGGGGATGTAAATCTCTCATTTGTAAATTTACTGTATTTAACAAATTTCCTCGTCCAAACACAAGGTGAATGTAATGCACTGAAAATAGCTAACgtttatgcctttttttttccacacaaactaGGAAAATATATGACAAAGCTAGAACGAACTATGTTTGACTCAAAAACTGTTCATACCTACATTGGAAAGCATTGAAAAGCAGAAAATTAACTAGGCGTAAAGTATTACATTGATAAACCACAAATCTAGGTGAAAGATAGTCAAACATAAATCAATGAAGGTATCTCATACATCTTATATGGTCATCATCACTCATAATATATAGTTTCACACAACTATGATactcataataataatttatttatttatttatttatttatttatttttgataataaacaaatttcattaacaaaggAACAAAAACTACAAATTAATAATGGAATAGAAACTACAAACTAGAAACCATAATCTATCTTAGCTTGCTCAAGAGCTAATacatcacaaaaaaattgtaggGGTCGAGCCAAGAACAAAATAAcctaaataattatttttaagagaCCATGAAGCCAAAATATGAGCAGCTTGATTTTCCTCTCTAGGAGCTCATTTGAACTGAATAGACTGACAAAGAGCTGCCAACTTGGTAGTGTCTAAACTTATTACCTAAATCCTCCATGGAGATGCTATGGATAGTCTATTAATAGCATCTATACAAATTTTTGCATCACTTTCAACAATAGCATAACCAATATTGTGTGAAACTAATTTTTGAGTTGCCTAGTTGATTGCTTCAGCTTGGAAAGGATATTGATTTTACTCGTTTTGAAAGAGTAAAAACCAATGCCTCTCTCCAATTTCTAGCAACAATAACAATATACGATATATCATAGCCAACTACGGCTTCACAATTAATCTTAATGACCCCTTACTCTGGATTAAACCAAGTTGCTATCCTTTGGGGAAACAACCGGTTTGACTTCCCAATACTCTTGGAATCTTCTTTTAATTAGCTGCAAGGATCTTCCTAAATCCAAGAAAGCCCCTTCAAATAGAACTAAATTCCTCGATCTTCACAATTGATCCAAAATCAGAATTCCATAAAGCAAAGAGGATACGAAAGGGAAGATGCATATTGAATACATAATACGTTAAGTAATTAGACGACACCTACAAAAGCATCAATAATTCATCAGATGTGGACTCCTAcaaagaagtaaaaataaaaaaaactaaaatcccCTTTTGTTGTATGCCATGTTCAATGTGGACATACTTGACTCAAAAGTATGGGGAAGGAGAAAAGTGCTTCTAGCACCTCaaattgaaattattgcacaattttttattatagttttAATTTCTGATAAATAGTAAGCAGTTGTTTATCACTTACatataaattgattattttttctcttccactcactctctctctcacggcACAAACAAAGAATTTGTGAAAATAAGTCATGGTAATAGAATTTTCTTACAGGGTATTATATGCCTGGATTGGGACAAGTTCACACAAACAAAGACAAAGtcataaaaatatgattatatgTTTGGTCCACAAGCTTCCAAAGCACTGCCACAAATTAAGAGGTAGAGcaggaaaatattaaaaagtaggTACACGTGGTATCCAATTAAGGCATTAGTAATCAGAGACGGTGGTTCAgatattaatttaattgaattatcaaatcaaaaaactcaaccaaaacagaaggaaaaaaaaaaaaaaaaaactattgaattTTCCTGCTTATCCTATCAAAGTCATGATTAGCAGCAAAAGAGGAACAAAACTTGCCGCTTTAATCAACAAACCAAATAAGGAAATGTGTCAGTTCTTCAGTGTACTACTTGTCTCTTTCTATCAACTTTCATTAATTAAGCAAACAAACCCATCTTGCCTTGAAAGCTCAGATTGATTAAACTAAAGATAACATACAAAATAGTTATCtctcaaaattattattattattattatttttatattttctttctttatcataataattgaatcaattgaaagattAAATTAAACGACCCCTCCACTACTGCAGGGTTGgagaagattttttattttaaaacattatcATTTGGAATTGTTAAAACTTAACCCATGTGtgattttagatttaaaaattatagttttttcGAAACTAATTAAACCttaacaatttgaaaaatagcAAATTAAATGTCCTTAAACACAGTATCCTTCCATTTAAAAGGActaaagtttaatttgttattttataaacCTCATGATTTAATGCCCTAAGGTTTAATTTACTATAATATCATGATTTAATGGActaagatttaatttgttatttttaaatctcaaattttgatttgCTACTTTTACAAATATCATAAATTAATATggttatttttatgtattatgATTTAATTAGTTGATTGGTTCCACAAACTGTTGAGTTTTATAATTTAAgacataattttattaaaaataaataaagaatctGAGGGTGATAGCTTGCCAAGTAGCCAATTGCCAAAGAAATAATGAGTGCCTATATAAATTATACTATTACTCAACCATTAAAATTATGCAGAAaactcccataaaaaaaaaaaatactatgcAGAAGAAAACAATGAGGACAAGATTAGGGGTTTGGGTCTGCTGTCAAGGTGCACCAAACCCCATTAGTGCAATTATCCCTCTCAACAAGACAAGGGTGCACGTTTCTGCAAAAGTAGGAATGCCCTATAAATGAATAAAAGACAGGGTTGCAGATGACAAATCATAACAAATTGCATCCAAAAATTGATAAGATCCAATTTTGGACAAATAAGTATGGGACTGGACCTATTGGATAATATTAAGGCAAATCATCAATATAAATCCAAAACCATATCATGGTGCCCATTATCAGGATCAAATTGAACAAAAGGAGACAAAAACCATACAAGAAAGTAAACAAACAAAGATGTCATGAAAAATGAAACCAATACTCAGTCTAGCCATTCATAGAAACTAATTAAACCTCCATTAACTGACCAATTAATCATACTAAGAAAAATTAGTCCTTTTAATTGTtatctactctctctctctcttgttcaTCTTCTCCAACATCAACAGTGAGTAATCAGTACTACTAATCagaaaaaaaagccaaaaaaaaaaaaaaaaaaaaaaaaaattaaaaagttacaaacttttttcagtttttctctCATCAAATCAAGAAGAAGGAGCAGACCCATTAGCAGAAACATGAAGATTAGCACTGTAATCAATCTCTTTCTTGCAGCAAAAAGTAGCAGTACCATCACTGACAGTGCTATTATGACCAAGCAAACCCATCTCTTTTTTCCTCAAAGTGCTCTTGTTGTTGTGCATCCAAACCCTGAGGACCTTCCTATCAATCCCAACCTCATTGCAAAACTCCTCCACCAAACCGTCATTGCACTTTTGCATTGTCCAACCCAATTTCTCAGAAAACGCAAACATCTTCTCCTTCTGGTCCTGTGTAAACTTGGTCCTGAATCTCTTTTTCCCAAGTGGGTTCTCTGAGGAGGGCTCAGCTGCAGCACTTAGAGATAGCAACATTTGTGGTAAGGATGAGGGCGATGAGTAGTAGTATTGTGATGGTGGTAAGTGTGAGACTGGTGGTGGTGACCTTACTGGGCTTGTACTTGTGCTTGGGCTTGAGCTTGGAGAGGAAAGCTTGAGTTGATGATGAAAGTTGAGAACTTTAGGGACACTGTCAGTGTCACGGCGGTGAAAGTTGCGGTGGCAACCACAAGCAGCACATTTTAGTGAAGTTGGGTCAGAAGGAGTGGCATTGGGTAAAGGTAAGAACTCACCACAACCATCAAGAGCAAGACCACCCATTGTTGCAGCATGGTTTTTGAGGCATTCTTTGTAGGACACTAACATGGGTGGTTCTTGCTGTGGTTTTGGTTGTGGTGGGAGTGGAAGAGGGTGGTGGCGTTTGAGTGAGCCATTGGTGAAAGATAAGGACTTGAAAGGCTGGGTTTGTGGTGGGGTTTCAGCATCTGTATCtggggttggggttggggttgTGGTGGGGGTGGTGGGGTTAAAGTCCATGGcttggtgatgatgatggtcAGGGTTAAAGGTTGGAACTTTGGGGGGTTAGGGTTTTGTTAAGGTGAGTGAGAGGGTTTGGAGAATCAAGAataggtgtgtgtgtgtctgaatgtgaatggggaaaaaaatgaaaaaagaagttaaaaggGTTTAAGATAtatgatggtgatgatggtgCATGGTAGTACAATATAATGGAATTGATGATGGTTTATTGTAATGAGAAATGAGAGTACAAATGTCAAGGTCCTGTGAGAATATGGGGCTCTGGATTCAACTGTGTATATATGAACTGCCCCAAAGGCTAAATACAAATACAATATAAGACAAGACtaattttacaatactttcataaatATTCAAGCAATATATTATACTAGTTAATACATACTTGTATCAATAAGAATCTACCATCTCAGTAAATTGAAATGACCAATATTCAAGCACTATACTATAATGACTCCAAAAACAGGTTTTGTATAACACTAATACTTATAACATGAATACAAGCCCATCTAATAtttgttttgtgatttttgtCTCAATTATTTTTGACTAGGAATATATTCCTTGAAATCAAATCACTTTATTTGTAAATCAGTCCTAGGCTGAAACGTGGCTCATGCCCGGTAGCGTATATGAATTGTACAAAAAGTACATTTCAGCACCAGCCATAGACTGCATGctctgcattttttttcttttcttcagtgTATGATTTTCCCACTATAATGTGTTACATCTAACATGGTTTGTCCACTTTACCTAAAATCCTCTCCACCATCTTTGCTCATGTTTTGCCCTTATCATTGTACcatccacatcttcaaactatttcaaaaattttaaaggttATCTGTTTTTGGCTTGGAATTGATCAGCTTTGCCTAAATTGCCAAATTCATGATTTAGTTTTTGACAACCTACCAAATTTGGCTTGgccatttttatgaaaaactcaaCAGTTTATTTCAATTATCGTTTTAAATAATACCCTTCTTTTATGGGCTGCTTTGAATTCAACTAAAACATGTTATGttccaaattttaagtgatttcAGATTGTGACACATATTAGGAGTGGGAGAAGAACCTTTAATCACAAAGCCTAATTTTATAAGCCAAGTATAAGATTAGATGATGATGGAAAATTGAAACCTAACTTCAAGTTAACTTGAACTTGCAAAAGCTTAATTAGCATGGTGCTTAAAAAGTAAAGAACGTTTTTTAACAAGAAAAAttaccataataataataaaggtaaAGATTGCAAGTcaccattaaaaacaaaattgaaaatgttgATAAAGGGGTAGCTCTAATAAGAAGTAAAGTATGTTGATTTGTGCCCACTTTTTACTTATCATTTCTTCACGCTTACATGTGTTAAAAACATAGCTCTAATGCGGTTATCCCATTTATAAACATCTatcaaaattttacattttgcattttatttttatttttttaatgtaaaaaaattcacaagCTTTAAAATCAATACATTTTGTGACTTCATAATTAAACAAGTTTTGCTTTAGGACAGAGTGATGCTTGACTTATAAGGCTTGTTTAACGAaactttttctcattttgtttaatttttttatatttaagttcTCTTAAAACTATAGAATTGAATGGACTTCAAACATACATAAAATGGACATTTCATTGGTGTGTACTTCAACCTGATTACAATTTTCTGAAATTGCTTTGGCCTCATGATTGAATTTCTATGAAGAAAGAGCAACTCCTATATAACCAATttttgctattaaaaaaaaaacactctacTTTATTTTTGAGACAattgaaatagaaaaaagttttcctttgaatcagtttgaaaaaatttcttccaACCCAATACGTGTTGATTCATAATATTATTCACATGTACAAGATCAATTCAATATCATTTGAGGTCTatggcaaaaaaaattttaagtagtaccttatatttttaaatatcaattaaataaatatatttaatactaAGAAAATCAagattaatttcatatagagaatcaACAATCATAGTTTagcataaaatttaacaaaaagaaattaaaatttatttattttttaaataaggtTTATTTTATCTTGGATATGAAACAATGCATgattaagtaaagttgtaatttaatttttaattttgattttggtattAAGAGAGAGACAAATATTGTTTTGGTATGTGGCCATTTAAGAGATTAGGTGGCTAATATTGAAAATTTACCAAGTATGATATtggtttacaaaaattaaaatcttaatttgttaGAGGAAATTAATCATGATCATTGATAATTTCACACATTTACAACAACTTCTAAACAGTTTATGGTTTCAATTAGATCAAGTTTCTATTAGTCTAATGTTTTAAAAGACATGTTAAATAAGGGAAAATTGGTgtagaacattttttttttttaagtaaaaacattaTCATCATAaaatttgggcttttttttttatttttttatttttatttttaccgtgGGAGCTAGGGTCCTTTTTATAATAAATGTGAGGGCCTTTTGTAGCGGGGGGCTTTAGACCTAGACCTTTAGCTGACccataaatatattattattcattgactcattaaatagttatgtacccaaaaaaaaataaaaatacatggGAATAATTTTATCTATTAATAATCTTCTTCCAAAACCGGTTTAAGGGTAAACTTTTAACAAAAGGTATgctctttttttcatttgaaatatatatgttagtatttcatttagaaaaagaaaagaaaagaaaaattgtagcCCATCCAAGTTGAACCAAAGCAAGATGTGATGCTTTTG contains these protein-coding regions:
- the LOC126718801 gene encoding zinc-finger homeodomain protein 11-like, yielding MDFNPTTPTTTPTPTPDTDAETPPQTQPFKSLSFTNGSLKRHHPLPLPPQPKPQQEPPMLVSYKECLKNHAATMGGLALDGCGEFLPLPNATPSDPTSLKCAACGCHRNFHRRDTDSVPKVLNFHHQLKLSSPSSSPSTSTSPVRSPPPVSHLPPSQYYYSSPSSLPQMLLSLSAAAEPSSENPLGKKRFRTKFTQDQKEKMFAFSEKLGWTMQKCNDGLVEEFCNEVGIDRKVLRVWMHNNKSTLRKKEMGLLGHNSTVSDGTATFCCKKEIDYSANLHVSANGSAPSS